Genomic DNA from Mesorhizobium sp. 131-2-1:
TCACTCGACTGGGCGCGCGAGTTCGCCACCTGCGACGTCGACTACTACCACCGCCAGCAGATGCTGTTCCTCGACTTCGTCGAGAAGGGCCTGGTGACGCGCAAATCCTCCAAGGTCAACTGGGACCCGGAGGACATGACGGTGCTCGCCAACGAGCAGGTCATCGACGGCCGCGGCTGGCGTTCGGGCGCGCTGGTCGAGCAGCGCGAGCTGACGCAGTGGTTCTTCAAGATCACCGACTACGCGCAGGACCTGCTGGATTCGCTCGAGGGCCTCGACGAATGGCCGGAGAAGGTCAAGCTGATGCAGCACAACTGGATCGGCCGCTCGGAAGGGCTGCTGATCCGCTGGCCGCTGGCAAAACCGGTCGCCGGCGAGCATGAGCTGGAAGTCTACACGACCAGGCCGGACACGATCTTCGGCGCCTCGTTCATGGCGGTCGCCGCCGATCACCCGCTGGCCAGGAAGGCCGCCGAGAGCAATGTCGAGCTGGCGAAGTTCATCGACGAGGTCCGCCACATGGGCACCTCGGTGGCGGCGCTGGAAACGGCCGAGAAGAAGGGCTTCGACACCGGCATCCGTGTCGTCCATCCGTTCGACGAGAACTGGACGCTGCCAGTCTATGTCGCCAATTTCGTGCTGATGGAATACGGCACCGGCGCCATCTTCGGCTGTCCGTCCGGCGACCAGCGCGACCTCGACTTCGCCAACAAATACGGCCTGCCGGTGATCCCGGTGGTGATGCCGGAAGACGGCGACGCCAAGACCTTCCAGATCATCGAGGAGGCCTATGGCGACGACGGCGTGATGATCAATTCGCGCTTCCTCGACGGCATGAAGCCGCAGAAGGCCTTCGACGAGGTGGCGAAGCTGCTGGAACAGAAGACCATCGGCGACCGGCCGATGGCCGAGCGCAAGGTCAATTTCCGCCTGCGCGACTGGGGCATTTCGCGGCAGCGCTACTGGGGCTGCCCGATCCCGATGATCCATTGCGAGGATTGCGGCGTGGTGCCGGTGCCGAAGGCCGACCTGCCGGTCAAGCTGCCCGACGACATCGAGTTCGACCGGCCGGGCAACCCGCTCGACCGCCATCCGACCTGGCGGCACGTCAACTGTCCGCTATGCGGCAAGCCGGCGCGGCGCGAGACCGACACGATGGACACGTTCGTCGATTCGTCCTGGTATTTCGCGCGCTTCACCGCGCCCTGGGCCAACGATCCGACCGAGCCGAAGGCGGCCGACGAATGGCTGGCCGTCGACCAGTATATCGGCGGCATCGAGCATGCGATCCTGCACCTGCTCTATTCGCGCTTCTTCACCCGCGCCATGCGCGAGACCGGCCATCTCGATCTCGCCGAGCCGTTCAAGGGCCTGTTCACGCAGGGCATGGTGGTGCACGAGACCTACCGTGTCGGCGGGCCGTCCAACAACGGCCGCTGGCTGTCGCCGAGCGAGGTCCGGCTCGAGGACGACGGCGGCAAGCGCCGCGCCATCGACATCGCCACCGGCGAGGAGGCCGTCATCGGCCCGCTGGAGAAGATGTCGAAGTCGAAGAAGAACACGGTGAGCCCGGAAGAGATCACCGACGGCTACGGCGCCGACACCGCGCGCTGGTTCATGCTGTCGGATTCGCCGCCCGAGCGCGACGTCGAATGGACCGACGACGGCGCGGCCGGCGCGCATCGCTTCGTCCAGCGCATCTGGCGCCTGGTGTCGATCGCGGCCGAATCGCTGGCCGGCGTCAAGCCTGAGGCGGCGCTCGAGGGCGAGGCGGGAGCGGTGTCCAAGGCTGCGCACAAGATACTCAAGGCGGTCGGCGAGGATATCGAGAAGCTCGGCTTCAACCGGGCGATCGCCCGCATCTACGAACTGGCCAATGCCTTGACCCCGCCGCTCAACGATGCGGCCGAAGGAAAGGCCGATGCGGCGCTGAAAGGCGCCTGCCGCGAGGCGGTGGAGATCCTGGTGCACCTGATCGCGCCGGTCATGCCGCATCTGGCCGAGGAGTGCTGGGAGACGCTGGGCGGCACCGAAATGATCGCCGAACGGCCTTGGCCGGTCTACGATCCGGCGCTGGTCGTCGACAACGAGATCGTGCTGCCGGTCCAGGTCAACGGCAAGAAGCGCGGGGATTTGACAATTGCCCGCGACGCGGACCAAGGTGCGGTCGAAAAAGCGGTGCTGGCCCTCGACTTCGTGCAGAAGGCGCTGGACGGTAAGGCGCCCCGCAAGGTGATCATCGTGCCGCAGAGGATCGTCAAT
This window encodes:
- the leuS gene encoding leucine--tRNA ligase, producing MATERYNPRASEPKWQKAWSEKKLFEARNDDPKPKYYVLEMFPYPSGRIHIGHTRNYTMGDVVARYKRAKGFNVLHPMGWDAFGMPAENAAMQNKVHPKDWTYENIATMREQLKVMGLSLDWAREFATCDVDYYHRQQMLFLDFVEKGLVTRKSSKVNWDPEDMTVLANEQVIDGRGWRSGALVEQRELTQWFFKITDYAQDLLDSLEGLDEWPEKVKLMQHNWIGRSEGLLIRWPLAKPVAGEHELEVYTTRPDTIFGASFMAVAADHPLARKAAESNVELAKFIDEVRHMGTSVAALETAEKKGFDTGIRVVHPFDENWTLPVYVANFVLMEYGTGAIFGCPSGDQRDLDFANKYGLPVIPVVMPEDGDAKTFQIIEEAYGDDGVMINSRFLDGMKPQKAFDEVAKLLEQKTIGDRPMAERKVNFRLRDWGISRQRYWGCPIPMIHCEDCGVVPVPKADLPVKLPDDIEFDRPGNPLDRHPTWRHVNCPLCGKPARRETDTMDTFVDSSWYFARFTAPWANDPTEPKAADEWLAVDQYIGGIEHAILHLLYSRFFTRAMRETGHLDLAEPFKGLFTQGMVVHETYRVGGPSNNGRWLSPSEVRLEDDGGKRRAIDIATGEEAVIGPLEKMSKSKKNTVSPEEITDGYGADTARWFMLSDSPPERDVEWTDDGAAGAHRFVQRIWRLVSIAAESLAGVKPEAALEGEAGAVSKAAHKILKAVGEDIEKLGFNRAIARIYELANALTPPLNDAAEGKADAALKGACREAVEILVHLIAPVMPHLAEECWETLGGTEMIAERPWPVYDPALVVDNEIVLPVQVNGKKRGDLTIARDADQGAVEKAVLALDFVQKALDGKAPRKVIIVPQRIVNVVA